The following nucleotide sequence is from Halorussus caseinilyticus.
ACCGTGAACTCGAACTCGGAGGTAGCGTCGCCGACGTACTCCGCCCACGGCACGTCCAGCGCGTCCTCGTCCCCGAGGTGGGCGCTCACGTTCACCAGCGCGTAGTTGGCGCGGTAAGCCATACCCCGTCCACGACGCGCGCCGTGAAATTCGTGGGGGTCGATGGGTCGGAGAGGGGTTTGGGTCCTTGTCGGTGGTGGTCGGTGTGGTGGTAGTCGTCTTCGGTGTGGTGGTCGGTAGTGGTGGTAGTCGTCTTCGGTGTGGTAGTCGGTAGTGGTGGTAGTCGTCTTCGGCGTTCGTCGGTCCCGCTAGAGATGAGTCGGCACTACAGACGTAAGTTGTCGAGAGGAAGCTAACTTCAGGCTTGAACCGATGAAGACCGCAACCGCCCCGCACCGCCACCGCGGGCCACACACCTCCCCAACCGACTCCCTCACTCGTACCCTTCGGGTACTCGTTCGGTCGTCCACCGGCAGACAATCCGGTCTGCCGAGCAGTCGGCGCACAGCGCCGACGACCTCGCGCGGATGGGCGCGGCCACTCGCGGGCCGCGCCCGCACGCGCCGGGGTGGACGGTCGAGCGCGGGCGCACACGCCGGAGTGGGCGTGTCGCACGCGAGCGCACGCTGGCGGAGAGAACAATCCCCCTCAGAGTCGGACGTAGGCGTACCCCTCGTCCTGCAACCGGGTGAGTTCGCCGACGCCCGACGAGACGACTTCGACTCCCTCCAGCAAGTCGGTCTCCGAGACCGCGGGGTGCCGTGCGGCGTTGCGACAGACCTTCAGACCGGCGCCTTCGCCGAGAAGGTCCCGGAGGTCCCCGGCGAGGTCCGAGTCGGCGTGGAGGCTGGCGATGGCCTCCCCGCGGTCGAAGACCGCCGCGACCGACTCCATCTCGACCGACTCGTCGGCGAGCAGGTTCCGGACCTTGGCGACGACGACCCGCACGTCCTCGGGCGTCGAAACGTGGAAGACGGTTTGCATGCTCGGGGTCTCTCGCGGCGGGGCGAAAGGGGTTGCGGTGGCG
It contains:
- a CDS encoding DsrE family protein; its protein translation is MQTVFHVSTPEDVRVVVAKVRNLLADESVEMESVAAVFDRGEAIASLHADSDLAGDLRDLLGEGAGLKVCRNAARHPAVSETDLLEGVEVVSSGVGELTRLQDEGYAYVRL